The following proteins are co-located in the Armatimonadota bacterium genome:
- a CDS encoding NarK/NasA family nitrate transporter has product MKTENDTQIVQEWQPNDPAFWESTAKPIAWRTLWITTFCLLLSFSTWFMVSALVVKLSGIGFKFTPQELFWLTAMPGLAAGTLRIVHTFLIPIFGTRKTVSISTLLLAIPCVGWGYAVMNPQTPLSTFLVLAFLAGLGGGNFSSFMPSTSLFFPKSKLGTALGIQAGIGNFGVSVAQFLIPAILGIALVGSSQTLTNPKTGATSNIYLQNGALIWVPLVLLGAVVAWFGLRDVPVQASFREQLDIFKEKHTWVMTSLYIMTFGSFSGLAAAFPLMIKQLYGGFDGAPDPLAFAFLGPLVGAGVRAAAGPVADKVGGAKVTMVSGIGMLACSIAILPFANPGSMASWSGFLWLMLGIFFFSGIGNASTFKQIPMIFPPRQAGGVIGWTSAIAAYGPFAFSLILGSVLGSGRNAAPFFVGLAAFYVINIGLNWWFYSRKGAEKPC; this is encoded by the coding sequence ATGAAGACAGAGAACGACACTCAGATAGTTCAAGAATGGCAACCTAACGATCCTGCCTTTTGGGAGTCAACCGCGAAGCCAATCGCCTGGCGGACGTTGTGGATCACTACGTTCTGCCTTCTTCTGAGCTTCTCCACCTGGTTCATGGTGAGCGCACTGGTCGTGAAGCTCTCCGGGATCGGATTCAAATTCACGCCCCAAGAACTGTTCTGGCTGACCGCCATGCCCGGCCTCGCGGCTGGAACTTTGCGCATAGTCCACACTTTTCTCATCCCGATTTTTGGCACACGGAAAACGGTAAGTATCTCGACGTTGCTCTTGGCGATCCCTTGTGTGGGCTGGGGGTATGCAGTCATGAACCCTCAAACTCCGCTCTCAACCTTTTTGGTTCTGGCGTTTCTCGCGGGTTTGGGTGGGGGCAACTTCAGCTCATTTATGCCGAGCACATCCTTGTTCTTCCCAAAATCCAAACTGGGTACAGCACTCGGGATTCAAGCGGGAATCGGCAATTTTGGCGTGAGTGTTGCGCAGTTCCTCATCCCCGCCATTCTCGGGATCGCCCTGGTGGGTAGTTCGCAAACTTTAACCAACCCAAAGACCGGGGCGACCAGCAACATCTATCTTCAGAACGGGGCACTGATTTGGGTGCCTCTTGTGCTCTTAGGTGCTGTGGTCGCTTGGTTTGGGCTTCGGGACGTGCCGGTTCAGGCCAGCTTTAGGGAGCAACTCGATATTTTCAAGGAAAAGCACACGTGGGTCATGACCTCACTCTACATCATGACCTTCGGGTCGTTTAGTGGCCTAGCAGCTGCTTTTCCGTTAATGATCAAGCAACTTTACGGCGGATTCGATGGCGCACCGGATCCACTGGCTTTTGCATTTCTGGGGCCGCTGGTTGGGGCAGGAGTCCGTGCTGCCGCAGGGCCAGTCGCAGACAAAGTTGGCGGGGCAAAGGTGACGATGGTCAGCGGGATCGGAATGCTGGCGTGCAGTATTGCAATCCTGCCATTTGCGAATCCAGGCTCAATGGCCAGTTGGAGCGGCTTCCTGTGGCTGATGCTCGGCATCTTTTTCTTTAGCGGCATCGGCAATGCGAGCACATTCAAGCAAATCCCTATGATTTTCCCGCCGCGCCAGGCGGGGGGCGTCATCGGATGGACTTCCGCGATTGCGGCCTATGGGCCGTTCGCATTCAGTCTGATTCTCGGCTCAGTGCTCGGTTCGGGTCGCAATGCGGCCCCGTTCTTCGTAGGCCTTGCCGCATTCTACGTGATCAATATCGGACTGAATTGGTGGTTCTATTCCCGAAAAGGGGCTGAAAAACCCTGCTAA
- a CDS encoding Crp/Fnr family transcriptional regulator, with the protein MRQAADTIRTILDGCGLGHGSNPASLDRLQAASELRTFDEGAYLWRRSAPARFFCVLVSGLVRLTQEAHCGKQVVVELLGPSDCTGLLATLGNVSHPFSCLALTDVEALIVDSDAWRDATFNDPELLRKATSAAVPRMLGGYGFMAAMATGEVEARLALALLRLDEINARDHGLATPIHLTRKALAEIGVTTVESAIRITSRWNKAGTILTGHKSLTVLDRASLYSTAHLADCNKVLSSDGVLTPLHHSG; encoded by the coding sequence ATGCGACAAGCTGCTGATACGATTCGAACCATTCTGGATGGCTGCGGCCTGGGCCATGGCAGTAATCCTGCGAGCCTGGACCGCCTCCAAGCCGCCAGCGAGTTGAGAACATTTGACGAAGGGGCCTACCTCTGGCGTCGTTCGGCTCCAGCAAGATTCTTCTGTGTTCTCGTGTCCGGTTTGGTCAGACTCACTCAAGAGGCGCACTGTGGAAAGCAAGTGGTAGTTGAGCTTCTTGGCCCCAGCGATTGCACCGGCTTGCTCGCGACCCTCGGCAATGTATCTCATCCGTTCTCCTGCTTGGCTCTAACCGATGTTGAGGCCCTGATCGTTGACAGTGATGCCTGGCGGGATGCCACCTTTAATGACCCAGAGCTGCTCCGAAAAGCGACCAGTGCGGCCGTACCGCGTATGTTGGGGGGATACGGGTTTATGGCGGCCATGGCCACTGGCGAAGTGGAAGCTCGATTGGCGCTTGCTTTATTGCGGCTCGATGAGATCAACGCCCGGGATCACGGCCTGGCGACTCCCATCCACCTCACTCGCAAGGCTCTGGCCGAAATCGGGGTCACCACAGTTGAAAGCGCCATCAGGATCACCTCCCGGTGGAACAAAGCAGGAACGATTCTAACGGGCCACAAAAGCCTCACCGTCCTTGACCGGGCCAGTCTCTATTCGACGGCCCACTTGGCCGACTGTAATAAAGTCTTGAGCTCCGACGGCGTATTGACTCCTCTGCACCATTCGGGCTGA
- a CDS encoding TolC family protein, giving the protein MKRTLIIPVLLASAFCQAQTQISATDALKLASQNRPSLAASRLGVEQARLSARALSALPPLNLAAGASSRSEVGATDQDLALTQEIDIFGRRRASGRVGEADVQLALARYRKEAGLLQSEVLTAFAIAVSASHQREVATELLEVAEGLLNATKRRFDEGKVAELQVTRATIEFERAKQTRELKDADYQAAMTRLASLLAVPQGELSVVPDAAIEPVAIPSIMDRPDILEIRAEVAKASAEAGFAKATSRPEFSLQVVRSPWSNDRGYFVGRAQFSWNLWDHGRARNEVRAANLRAEAAAKALSDATARAEQEFAAVQIELESRQVRIKSYEAILVSAKDLVVKSQKGFAEGFGTQVDVLEATRALREVEQELVEARQQLAFAVIKQYEASGYLVEVLK; this is encoded by the coding sequence TTGAAGAGAACACTCATCATTCCTGTATTGCTGGCATCAGCATTTTGCCAAGCACAAACTCAAATCTCAGCCACTGACGCCCTCAAACTGGCGTCTCAAAACCGTCCCAGCCTTGCGGCATCTCGACTCGGAGTTGAACAAGCTCGCCTTTCTGCGCGGGCATTGAGCGCACTTCCGCCGCTCAACCTCGCCGCAGGGGCAAGTTCGCGAAGCGAAGTAGGAGCGACAGACCAAGACCTAGCTCTCACTCAAGAAATCGACATCTTTGGCAGAAGACGTGCTTCCGGTCGGGTTGGCGAAGCTGACGTACAGCTTGCTCTCGCCAGATACCGGAAAGAGGCTGGATTACTCCAATCAGAGGTGCTCACCGCGTTTGCCATTGCCGTATCTGCCAGCCACCAGCGGGAAGTTGCAACCGAACTGCTCGAAGTCGCTGAGGGACTCCTCAACGCCACCAAGCGGCGATTTGATGAGGGAAAGGTGGCAGAGCTTCAGGTGACAAGAGCGACAATCGAGTTTGAGCGAGCAAAGCAGACAAGGGAACTCAAAGACGCCGACTACCAAGCTGCGATGACAAGGCTGGCAAGCCTACTCGCTGTTCCTCAAGGCGAACTTAGCGTCGTCCCGGATGCCGCCATAGAGCCCGTCGCGATCCCGAGCATCATGGATCGTCCTGACATTCTAGAAATCAGAGCCGAGGTGGCCAAGGCGTCGGCGGAAGCAGGGTTCGCCAAGGCAACCTCTCGACCTGAGTTTAGCCTTCAAGTCGTTCGGTCACCGTGGTCAAACGACCGAGGCTACTTCGTGGGGAGGGCGCAATTCTCATGGAATCTGTGGGACCACGGCCGAGCACGAAATGAGGTTAGGGCCGCAAACCTCCGGGCTGAAGCAGCAGCCAAGGCACTGTCGGATGCTACCGCACGGGCCGAGCAAGAATTTGCCGCTGTCCAGATCGAGTTAGAGTCTCGACAGGTGCGAATCAAGAGCTACGAGGCGATTCTTGTGTCCGCAAAGGACCTCGTGGTGAAGTCCCAGAAGGGATTTGCGGAGGGATTTGGAACGCAGGTGGACGTTCTTGAAGCGACCAGGGCGCTTCGAGAGGTAGAGCAGGAACTCGTGGAAGCCAGGCAGCAGCTTGCTTTCGCGGTGATCAAGCAGTACGAGGCCTCTGGCTACCTAGTCGAGGTGCTCAAGTGA
- a CDS encoding molybdenum cofactor guanylyltransferase, translating into MEGQAVTHYDIDHADQSSVLLTGGASRRMGFDKASILIESEPLAVRLARMLREAGWEPTILGRTPLDGYCFHPDNEVERGPLAALRAFCPSSHLVFVLSCDVPLFDGAVARALKSRLGDKEAAIPSINGRLQPLCGVYCRHAWERLSLVDSPRIMDWVEALDVEIVNESDLLRLGVQPEWCRGVNTPSELKTLLQSAKWAVE; encoded by the coding sequence ATGGAAGGCCAGGCGGTGACGCACTATGATATCGATCATGCTGACCAGTCTTCTGTCCTGTTGACTGGTGGAGCAAGCCGCCGGATGGGTTTCGATAAGGCTTCAATCTTGATTGAGAGCGAGCCGCTTGCCGTCCGGTTAGCACGAATGTTGCGGGAAGCCGGTTGGGAACCCACTATTCTGGGTCGCACTCCCCTCGATGGCTATTGCTTCCATCCCGATAACGAGGTTGAGCGCGGGCCTCTCGCGGCCCTTCGCGCGTTCTGCCCTTCAAGCCATCTTGTCTTCGTTCTTTCCTGCGATGTACCCCTCTTTGACGGGGCCGTCGCGAGGGCTCTTAAATCCCGTCTAGGCGACAAAGAAGCTGCAATTCCCTCTATCAATGGTCGATTGCAACCTTTGTGCGGTGTTTATTGTCGCCATGCCTGGGAGAGGCTCTCCCTTGTTGATTCGCCCAGAATCATGGATTGGGTGGAGGCCTTGGACGTGGAAATCGTCAACGAATCGGACTTACTCCGGCTTGGGGTTCAGCCCGAATGGTGCAGAGGAGTCAATACGCCGTCGGAGCTCAAGACTTTATTACAGTCGGCCAAGTGGGCCGTCGAATAG
- a CDS encoding MFS transporter gives MTKSPPKNPLPIAIIGGLISSLGLLTAVYFGSGKLTRFDSPLAAYTAATIFAAFAFAYRYLMWIQRPATWRYFVASWKLFMEPKKLVRNIFKLIGLLVNNIVLQKFIGKRSTTRWLAHMGMAWGCLIAFAITFPLSWGWIQFGVAPDGYNYQVEFMSIPQFAFDPNSIVGWLLFNGLNISAFLVLGGIGLAMHRRVFQHGAHAVQSIENDLIPLVLLFAVSITGVMITASYKLMGGAHFSFVSLLHAFTVIILLLWMPFGKLFHVIQRPAQLGVAYYKEAGIEGPKAVCIRSGDEYQSKLHHDDLVEVMKEVGVDFGDHQNLSPAEKRKLIAINQLAAMEDRSFVG, from the coding sequence ATGACTAAGAGCCCACCCAAAAATCCACTCCCCATCGCGATCATCGGTGGCTTGATTTCTTCACTCGGTCTCCTCACAGCCGTTTACTTCGGTTCAGGCAAGCTCACTCGCTTCGATTCGCCGCTGGCGGCCTACACGGCAGCAACCATTTTTGCTGCCTTCGCATTTGCCTACCGTTACTTGATGTGGATTCAAAGACCCGCGACCTGGCGTTACTTTGTCGCTTCGTGGAAGCTCTTTATGGAGCCCAAAAAGCTCGTTCGGAACATCTTCAAACTCATCGGTTTGCTGGTCAACAACATAGTCCTTCAGAAGTTCATTGGAAAGCGAAGTACAACTCGGTGGCTCGCCCACATGGGCATGGCGTGGGGTTGTTTGATCGCTTTTGCGATTACTTTTCCGTTGAGCTGGGGTTGGATTCAATTTGGCGTCGCACCGGATGGATACAACTATCAGGTCGAATTCATGAGCATTCCCCAGTTTGCGTTCGACCCGAACAGCATCGTTGGATGGCTCCTCTTTAACGGCCTCAACATCAGCGCGTTTCTCGTCTTGGGAGGCATTGGCCTCGCAATGCATCGCCGCGTTTTCCAGCACGGAGCCCATGCTGTCCAATCCATTGAAAACGACTTGATTCCGCTCGTTCTGCTTTTTGCGGTCTCCATCACGGGCGTGATGATCACGGCGAGCTACAAGCTGATGGGAGGGGCTCACTTTAGCTTCGTCTCGCTGTTACATGCATTCACCGTGATCATCCTGTTGCTTTGGATGCCGTTCGGCAAGCTCTTTCACGTGATCCAGCGCCCGGCTCAGCTTGGGGTTGCGTATTACAAGGAAGCGGGAATTGAGGGCCCTAAGGCGGTATGTATTCGCTCGGGGGATGAGTATCAATCCAAGCTACACCACGATGATTTGGTCGAGGTGATGAAGGAGGTCGGCGTGGACTTCGGCGATCACCAAAATCTGTCACCTGCTGAGAAGCGCAAACTCATCGCCATCAATCAGCTCGCCGCGATGGAGGATCGCTCGTTCGTTGGCTGA
- a CDS encoding MFS transporter has product MPDRAIANRMLILNTIAFTVCFAVWTMYGVLGAFLVDKQIIPISKEQLGWLLGVPILTGSIMRLPVGLLTDRFGGKPVYIGVMLLATAGVASVSFATTFAHLVISGLIFGMSGAAFAVGIAYTSVFFPKEKQGTALGIFGVGNAGSALTTLLAPLALQRLTQEGNELEGWRTLPLIYAACLFGMTILFALFTKNRVTEGASQKTLRTMLAPLKSVRVWRFGAYYFLVFGAFVALAQWLVPYYLNVYGMSLAMAGLMASIFSLPSGLVRALGGWMSDRFGARATMYWVLASCVVLFALVVAPRMDIMSPGEGVLADRAGTVTQVGQDRIQIDDQSYALKTARGSTQTLSSKGSSLSEGTIILPRSQSWQAPVVQVGQKVKKRELLARGVTHVYFQANVWVFTIIVFLAGIMMGIGKAAVYRHIPDYFPNDVGVVGGIVGVIGGLGGFVCPILFGYLLKLTGLWTSCWLLLALISVVCLVWMHVTILKMAKQAPATE; this is encoded by the coding sequence TGTGCTTTGCCGTCTGGACGATGTACGGTGTGCTGGGCGCATTTTTGGTCGATAAGCAGATCATTCCGATCTCCAAAGAGCAGCTCGGTTGGCTCCTTGGTGTCCCCATTCTCACCGGGTCGATCATGCGGTTGCCGGTCGGGCTACTCACGGACCGTTTTGGGGGCAAGCCGGTCTACATTGGCGTGATGCTCCTTGCGACCGCCGGAGTTGCATCCGTGAGTTTCGCAACTACGTTCGCCCATCTCGTGATCTCGGGGCTCATTTTTGGGATGAGCGGCGCGGCTTTCGCGGTCGGCATCGCCTACACTTCCGTGTTTTTTCCCAAGGAAAAGCAAGGAACTGCGCTCGGGATCTTTGGAGTTGGAAACGCGGGCTCGGCGTTAACCACCCTGCTTGCTCCCCTCGCGTTGCAAAGACTTACTCAAGAGGGCAACGAATTGGAAGGGTGGCGCACTTTGCCTCTGATCTATGCGGCATGCCTTTTTGGAATGACGATCCTGTTTGCGCTCTTTACGAAGAATCGGGTTACGGAAGGAGCGAGCCAAAAAACGCTCCGCACCATGCTTGCCCCTCTCAAGTCGGTTCGAGTTTGGCGATTCGGTGCGTACTACTTTCTTGTGTTTGGGGCGTTCGTTGCCCTGGCTCAGTGGCTTGTACCTTACTACCTCAACGTCTACGGAATGAGCCTCGCGATGGCAGGCCTGATGGCGAGCATCTTTAGCCTTCCGAGCGGCTTAGTTCGTGCCCTTGGAGGGTGGATGAGCGATAGGTTCGGGGCCCGAGCCACGATGTACTGGGTGCTGGCGAGTTGCGTGGTCTTGTTCGCGCTGGTCGTCGCGCCGCGCATGGACATCATGTCCCCAGGGGAAGGAGTTCTGGCGGACCGAGCCGGAACCGTGACTCAGGTCGGTCAAGATCGGATTCAAATTGATGATCAGTCGTATGCTTTGAAGACGGCCCGTGGCTCGACCCAAACCCTGTCGAGCAAGGGTTCGAGCCTTTCTGAGGGCACGATCATCCTCCCCAGAAGTCAGTCATGGCAGGCGCCGGTGGTGCAGGTGGGCCAAAAAGTTAAGAAGCGCGAGCTACTTGCCCGCGGTGTGACTCACGTTTACTTTCAGGCCAACGTGTGGGTGTTTACAATTATCGTTTTCTTGGCGGGAATCATGATGGGGATCGGGAAAGCCGCCGTGTATCGCCACATCCCCGACTATTTTCCGAATGACGTCGGCGTCGTGGGTGGAATCGTTGGGGTCATTGGCGGGCTCGGCGGATTTGTGTGCCCGATTCTGTTTGGCTACCTGCTAAAACTGACCGGACTCTGGACCTCTTGCTGGCTGCTCCTGGCCCTTATTAGTGTTGTTTGTCTGGTTTGGATGCACGTCACGATCCTTAAGATGGCAAAGCAGGCTCCGGCGACTGAGTAG
- a CDS encoding carboxymuconolactone decarboxylase family protein, with amino-acid sequence MARLPKRYVRFFEDFPEVGKAYETYGEAVATAGPLDEKTRCLMKLAMSFGARLEGGAKSHAHKALQAGATVEELRHVALLAAPTLGFPHMMACLSWIDAVLEEEKP; translated from the coding sequence ATGGCACGGTTGCCAAAACGATATGTCCGGTTCTTTGAAGACTTTCCCGAGGTCGGGAAGGCCTACGAGACCTACGGAGAAGCAGTTGCAACCGCAGGACCGCTCGACGAAAAGACCCGATGCCTCATGAAACTCGCGATGTCCTTCGGTGCTCGTCTCGAAGGAGGCGCAAAGAGCCATGCTCACAAGGCCCTCCAAGCTGGGGCAACCGTTGAAGAGTTGCGCCATGTTGCATTGCTCGCCGCGCCGACGTTGGGATTTCCGCACATGATGGCTTGCCTTAGCTGGATTGATGCAGTTCTTGAAGAGGAAAAGCCATGA